From the Manis pentadactyla isolate mManPen7 chromosome 7, mManPen7.hap1, whole genome shotgun sequence genome, one window contains:
- the PLAT gene encoding tissue-type plasminogen activator: protein MSEVKRQLLCVLLLCGAVLALPRQEIHPRVGRGARSYRVTCRDEKTQMTYLQHESWLRPVLRNNRVEYCWCNGGRAQCHSVPVKSCSEPRCFNGGTCQQALYFSDFVCQCPEGFIGKCCEIDASATCYKDQGITYRGTWSTAESGAECVNWNSSVLALKPYNGRRPDAITLGLGNHNYCRNPDQDMKPWCYVFKAGKYSSEFCSVPACPREGNGDCYTGKGLAYRGTYSLTTSGASCLQWNSMVLIGKSYTAWTANAQALGLGKHNYCRNPDGDAKPWCHVLKDHKLTWEYCDVPQCSTCGLREYKQPQFRIKGGLYADITSHPWQAAIFAKNRRSSGERFLCGGVLIGSCWVLSAAHCFQERFLPHHLKVVLGRTYRLEPGQEEQKFEVEKYIVHKEFDDDTYDNDIALLQLKSDSPSCAQESDTVRTVCLPEADLQLPDWTECELSGYGKHEASSPFYSERLKEAHVRLYPPSRCTSQHLLNRTVTRNMLCAGDTRSGGTQANLHDACQGDSGGPLVCLKADHMTLVGVISWGLGCGQKDIPGIYTKVTNYLDWIHDNMQP, encoded by the exons ATGAGTGAAGTGAAGCGACAGCTGCTGTGTGTGCTTCTGCTCTGTGGGGCAGTCTTGGCTTTGCCCCGACAG GAAATCCACCCTCGGGTGGGAAGAGGAGCCAGATCGTACAGAG TGACGTGCAGAGATGAGAAAACACAGATGACGTACCTGCAGCACGAGTCGTGGTTGCGCCCAGTGCTTCGTAACAACCGGGTGGAATATTGCTGGTGCAACGGCGGCCGCGCACAGTGTCACTCGGTGCCCGTCAAAA GTTGCAGTGAACCGAGGTGCTTCAATGGGGGCACGTGTCAGCAGGCCCTGTATTTCTCGGATTTTGTCTGCCAGTGCCCTGAAGGGTTTATTGGGAAATGCTGTGAAATAG ATGCCAGTGCCACGTGCTATAAGGACCAGGGTATCACCTACAGGGGCACATGGAGCACAGCCGAAAGTGGGGCTGAGTGCGTCAACTGGAACAGCAGTGTCCTGGCCCTGAAGCCCTACAACGGGCGGAGGCCAGACGCCATCACACTGGGCCTGGGGAATCACAATTATTGCAG AAACCCAGACCAAGACATGAAGCCCTGGTGCTATGTCTTCAAGGCAGGGAAGTACAGCTCCGAGTTCTGCAGTGTGCCAGCCTGCCCCAGGG AAGGAAATGGGGATTGCTACACTGGGAAAGGGTTAGCATACCGAGGCACCTACAGCCTCACCACATCTGGTGCCTCCTGCCTCCAGTGGAATTCCATGGTCCTGATAGGCAAGAGTTACACAGCATGGACGGCCAATGCCCAGGCGCTGGGCCTGGGCAAACACAACTACTGCCG GAATCCAGATGGGGATGCCAAGCCCTGGTGCCACGTGCTGAAGGACCACAAGTTGACGTGGGAATACTGTGACGTGCCTCAGTGCT CCACCTGTGGCCTGAGAGAGTACAAGCAGCCTCAGTTCCGCATTAAAGGAGGCCTCTACGCGGACATCACCTCTCACCCGTGGCAGGCTGCCATCTTCGCCAAGAACAGGAGGTCGTCGGGAGAGAGGTTCCTGTGTGGAGGCGTCCTGATCGGCTCCTGCTGGGTCTTGTCTGCTGCTCACTGCTTCCAGGAGAG GTTTCTTCCCCACCACCTGAAGGTGGTCTTGGGCAGAACATACCGGTTGGAGCCTGGACAGGAAGAGCAGAAATTTGAAGTAGAAAAGTACATCGTCCACAAGGAATTCGATGATGACACTTATGACAATGACATTG CCCTGCTGCAGCTGAAATCGGACTCGCCGAGCTGCGCCCAGGAGAGCGACACTGTCCGCACCGTCTGTCTGCCCGAAGCCGACCTGCAGCTGCCCGACTGGACCGAGTGTGAGCTGTCAGGCTACGGCAAGCACGAGGCGT CTTCTCCTTTCTATTCCGAGCGGCTGAAGGAGGCGCACGTCAGGCTGTACCCACCCAGCCGCTGCACATCCCAGCACTTGCTTAACAGAACTGTCACCAGGAATATGCTGTGTGCTGGAGACACACGGAGCGGCGGGACCCAGGCCAACCTGCATGATGCCTGCCAG GGCGACTCGGGCGGCCCCCTGGTGTGCCTGAAGGCCGACCACATGACGCTGGTGGGCGTCATCAGCTGGGGACTCGGCTGTGGGCAGAAAGACATTCCGGGCATATATACCAAGGTTACTAATTACCTGGACTGGATTCACGACAATATGCAACCGTGA